The following are encoded together in the Pristis pectinata isolate sPriPec2 chromosome 31, sPriPec2.1.pri, whole genome shotgun sequence genome:
- the LOC127585013 gene encoding adhesion G protein-coupled receptor E1-like, translating to MGLGNISSCLPLLVILCCSVCRVVLSQNNNCTAGFQVNPRNKTECIDIDECINTPCQSHKQCFNALGSYWCQCKKGFKTLVTCSGPNSMKICEDIDECASPPCAHEATCQNTNGSFQCICSEGFKSSEKASSNGRRTCDDIDECQSSPCPHRTTCTNTLGSYQCNCITGFQASPATVTLTAGKVCEDVDECANETVCPTNTTCRNTFGSFYCVCEAGHPPAPGDAHQACRVDPLDCPGSEKQNSTMLQCDPNHSWNSQQLNFAEDVLKLANCYRDKVCQNFNGKNDTEVMTAFVNNILNSSRLHTMKTAERLKVATATLDLLENMAMAIALTLPNSTEETIKTDSFVLKVKVPGGKNMSASELVEVEAQNNSMEIFWRTIAGGNNTEFVAVSLLVFNDMESLLNEDIERDQQETVPLNSKVVSATISNKAVSSKLKEMVNVTLKFNQEMENKTKEPKCVFWRKTKEGNVWSPEGCKPIVYNQTHVTCQCDHLTSFAVLMAPVKIEYGGHLDVITYIGLTISLLCLAASIAIFINCTSIQNANTTVHKHLSLTLFLAQFIFLAGMWIKQPVVCGLVAGCLHYLFLSVFSWMFLDSLQLFIMSRHLTVTNYTRTHIIRRKYLYISGYAVPAVIVIISAAIYPRGYGTKDHCWLNHKFGFNWSFQGPVCVVIVVNTVLLVWTLYLLKCHFDSRNKEVSKLKETKTLTLKAAARMFVLGCTWIFGIFQFNESTMVFSHLFTVLNSLQGLFIFLIYCVFNRRVVDEVQKWLTSKHKTFTIDSTQTEMNTTETYKITPSEGRSKTQ from the exons TTATCTTGTGCTGCAGTGTTTGCAGAGTCGTTCTGTCCCAGAATAACAACTGTACAGCAGGTTTTCAAGTCAATCCAAGGAACAAAACTGAGTGTATCG atatcgATGAATGTATAAACACTCCGTGTCAATCTCACAAACAGTGTTTCAATGCACTTGGTTCCTACTGGTGTCAATGCAAGAAGGGGTTTAAAACATTAGTCACCTGCTCTGGTCCCAACAGCATGAAAATCTGTGAAG ATATCGATGAATGTGCTTCCCCTCCGTGTGCCCATGAAGCAACTTGTCAGAACACAAATGGTTCCTTCCAGTGTATCTGCAGCGAAGGCTTTAAGTCATCTGAGAAGGCCAGCTCCAATGGCAGGAGGACCTGTGACG ATATCGACGAATGTCAATCCTCGCCCTGTCCACATCGCACAACTTGTACCAACACATTGGGTTCCTACCAGTGCAACTGCATCACAGGGTTTCAGGCATCTCCTGCGACCGTCACCCTCACTGCAGGGAAGGTCTGTGAAG ATGTGGATGAATGTGCGAATGAAACCGTGTGCCCCACCAACACGACTTGTCGCAACACCTTTGGGAGTTTTTACTGTGTCTGTGAAGCAGGACATCCCCCAGCACCGGGAGATGCTCACCAGGCCTGTAGAG TGGATCCTCTTGACTGTCCCGGCTCTGAAAAGCAGAATTCCACAATGTTGCAGTGCGATCCGAATCATTCATGGAACTCACAGCAG TTAAACTTCGCAGAAGATGTGCTGAAGTTAGCTAATTGCTACCGTGATAAAGTCTGTCAGAACTTCAATGGGAAAAACGATACCGAG GTAATGACGGCGTTTGTAAACAACATTCTTAATAGCTCGAGGCTGCACACCATGAAGACCGCTGAAAGGCTGAAGGTAGCAACAGCCACGTTGGACCTCCTGGAGAACATGGCAATGGCGATTGCTCTGACTCTACCCAATTCAACAGAAGAGACTATAAAAACAGACTCTTTCG TTCTTAAGGTCAAGGTGCCTGGAGGGAAAAATATGAGTGCAAGCGAATTGGTGGAAGTAGAAGCTCAGAATAATTCCATGGAGATCTTCTGGAGAACAATTGCTGGAGGAAATAACACCG AATTTGTGGCTGTTTCCTTACTCGTATTCAACGACATGGAATCCCTGTTGAACGAAGACATTGAAAGAGACCAGCAGGAAACTGTCCCATTAAACTCCAAGGTGGTCTCTGCCACGATCAGCAACAAAGCAGTCAGCTCGAAGCTGAAGGAAATGGTCAATGTCACTCTGAAATTCAACCAG GAAATGGAAAACAAGACGAAGGAGCCAAAATGTGTCTTTTGGAGGAAAACCAAAGAGGGAAATGTCTGGTCCCCTGAGGGTTGTAAACCGATTGTTTACAATCAGACCCACGTAACCTGCCAATGTGACCATCTGACAAGCTTCGCTGTGTTAATGGCACCAGTTAAGATCGAG TACGGAGGGCACTTGGATGTGATCACCTACATCGGCCTCACCATCTCCCTGCTGTGTCTCGCCGCCTCCATCGCCATATTCATCAACTGCACATCCATCCAGAATGCCAACACCACTGTCCACAAGCACCTGAGTCTCACCCTCTTCCTGGCACAGTTCATCTTCCTGGCAGGAATGTGGATTAAACAACCA GTGGTGTGTGGTCTGGTAGCAGGGTGTTTGCATTACCTCTTCCTCTCCGTCTTCAGCTGGATGTTCCTGGATAGTCTGCAGCTTTTCATCATGTCCAGACACCTGACCGTCACAAATTATACCCGTACACACATCATCAGACGAAAATACCTGTACATTTCCGGTTACGCCGTTCCTGCTGTGATAGTAATTATCTCGGCAGCAATATATCCCAGAGGATATGGAACAAAAGATCA CTGTTGGCTGAACCACAAGTTTGGGTTTAACTGGAGTTTCCAGGGCCCGGTCTGTGTCGTGATTGTG gtCAACACGGTGCTGTTGGTTTGGACACTCTACTTACTGAAATGCCATTTTGACTCACGCAACAAGGAGGTGTCGAAGCTCAAAGAAACCAA AACCCTGACCCTTAAGGCTGCTGCACGGATGTTTGTTTTGGGATGCACTTGGATCTTCGGAATATTTCAATTCAATGAGAGCACCATGGTGTTCTCCCACTTATTCACTGTCCTCAACAGTCTCCAGGGTCTGTTCATTTTCCTTATTTACTGCGTTTTCAATCGCCGG